From the genome of Tachysurus fulvidraco isolate hzauxx_2018 chromosome 20, HZAU_PFXX_2.0, whole genome shotgun sequence, one region includes:
- the zar1l gene encoding ZAR1-like protein isoform X1, translated as MEALTFSAYNFGGYPGYFPFYHGNPKFKQQHWNKKGGYGAMPEIPDYFEIYKRAQLKAILSQVNPNLTPRLRKANTKEFGVQVNPKVNATVQCSLGPKTLYYREDKWDSPLRPSLPSTPVNNVRFSRPVAIYSPVFDRRFFSMPARAEELDRDAMLSCSEEEKCAEKAETEAESVRGKERQCAAFQSRAPTRFNFQFLEQKYGYYHCSKCNIRWESAYVWCISGTCKVYFKQHCRKCQAGLNPYRVESIQCQVCARTRCCCERKQRHVDIRRPHRQDLCGRCKGKRLSCDTTYSFKYIV; from the exons ATGGAGGCCTTAACCTTTTCTGCATATAACTTTGGCGGATATCCTGGTTATTTCCCCTTTTACCATGGGAATCCTAAATTTAAACAGCAGCACTGGAACAAAAAGGGTGGTTATGGTGCCATGCCTGAGATTCCTGATTATTTTGAAATCTACAAACGTGCTCAGTTAAAAGCTATTTTGTCGCAAGTGAACCCGAATTTAACTCCTCGCCTGCGTAAAGCCAACACCAAAGAGTTTGGAGTTCAGGTGAATCCGAAAGTAAACGCCACAGTTCAGTGCTCTCTGGGACCTAAAACGCTGTATTATCGCGAGGACAAATGGGACTCTCCGTTGAGACCCAGTCTTCCCAGCACACCGGTGAACAATGTGCGGTTCTCACGTCCGGTTGCGATTTACTCCCCGGTGTTTGACCGCAGGTTTTTCTCAATGCCAGCACGTGCTGAGGAATTGGACAGGGATGCAATGCTAAGCTGCTCCGAGGAAGAAAAGTGCGCAGAGAAAGCAGAGACCGAAGCTGAATCTGTGCGGGGGAAAGAGCGTCAATGCGCCGCTTTCCAAAGTCGCGCGCCTACAAGGTTTAACTTCCAG TTCCTGGAGCAGAAATATGGCTATTATCACTGCAGCAAGTGCAACATTCGTTGGGAAAGCGCGTACGTGTGGTGCATCTCGGGAACCTGTAAG GTTTACTTCAAGCAGCACTGCAGGAAGTGCCAGGCTGGACTGAACCCGTATAGAGTGGAATCCATTCAGTGTCAG GTATGTGCACGAACACGCTGCTGCTGTGAGAGAAAGCAGAGGCACGTTGACATTCGGCGTCCTCACCGCCAGGACCTGTGTGGCCGCTGCAAGGGCAAGAGGCTGTCCTGTGACACCACCTATAGCTTCAAATACATAGTCTGA
- the zar1l gene encoding ZAR1-like protein isoform X2 yields MEALTFSAYNFGGYPGYFPFYHGNPKFKQQHWNKKGGYGAMPEIPDYFEIYKRAQLKAILSQVNPNLTPRLRKANTKEFGVQVNPKVNATVQCSLGPKTLYYREDKWDSPLRPSLPSTPVNNVRFSRPVAIYSPVFDRRFFSMPARAEELDRDAMLSCSEEEKCAEKAETEAESVRGKERQCAAFQSRAPTRFNFQFLEQKYGYYHCSKCNIRWESAYVWCISGTCKVYFKQHCRKCQAGLNPYRVESIQCQVGYVHEHAAAVRESRGTLTFGVLTARTCVAAARARGCPVTPPIASNT; encoded by the exons ATGGAGGCCTTAACCTTTTCTGCATATAACTTTGGCGGATATCCTGGTTATTTCCCCTTTTACCATGGGAATCCTAAATTTAAACAGCAGCACTGGAACAAAAAGGGTGGTTATGGTGCCATGCCTGAGATTCCTGATTATTTTGAAATCTACAAACGTGCTCAGTTAAAAGCTATTTTGTCGCAAGTGAACCCGAATTTAACTCCTCGCCTGCGTAAAGCCAACACCAAAGAGTTTGGAGTTCAGGTGAATCCGAAAGTAAACGCCACAGTTCAGTGCTCTCTGGGACCTAAAACGCTGTATTATCGCGAGGACAAATGGGACTCTCCGTTGAGACCCAGTCTTCCCAGCACACCGGTGAACAATGTGCGGTTCTCACGTCCGGTTGCGATTTACTCCCCGGTGTTTGACCGCAGGTTTTTCTCAATGCCAGCACGTGCTGAGGAATTGGACAGGGATGCAATGCTAAGCTGCTCCGAGGAAGAAAAGTGCGCAGAGAAAGCAGAGACCGAAGCTGAATCTGTGCGGGGGAAAGAGCGTCAATGCGCCGCTTTCCAAAGTCGCGCGCCTACAAGGTTTAACTTCCAG TTCCTGGAGCAGAAATATGGCTATTATCACTGCAGCAAGTGCAACATTCGTTGGGAAAGCGCGTACGTGTGGTGCATCTCGGGAACCTGTAAG GTTTACTTCAAGCAGCACTGCAGGAAGTGCCAGGCTGGACTGAACCCGTATAGAGTGGAATCCATTCAGTGTCAGGTTGG GTATGTGCACGAACACGCTGCTGCTGTGAGAGAAAGCAGAGGCACGTTGACATTCGGCGTCCTCACCGCCAGGACCTGTGTGGCCGCTGCAAGGGCAAGAGGCTGTCCTGTGACACCACCTATAGCTTCAAATACATAG